One window from the genome of Xenorhabdus bovienii SS-2004 encodes:
- a CDS encoding FxsA family protein, with product MRWLPFVLICLLVYIESVLFVRIASEAGVLLTLLLVIFTSCVGVSLVRNQGIKNFMSMQQKIAAGESPAKEAIKSVSLVIAGVLLILPGFFTDFLGLLLLLPPAQKLLTAKLLPHITFYRPNNHGQDGQGGHHGQTFEGEYERRQDDASYTLDGQKRHDEHGNEHDKK from the coding sequence GTGCGTTGGCTCCCATTTGTCCTGATATGTTTGCTGGTTTACATCGAATCAGTCTTATTTGTTCGCATTGCCTCTGAAGCCGGAGTCTTACTGACTCTGCTGCTAGTCATTTTTACTTCTTGTGTTGGTGTTTCCCTTGTACGTAATCAGGGCATCAAAAATTTTATGTCGATGCAGCAAAAAATTGCTGCTGGCGAAAGCCCTGCGAAAGAGGCTATCAAAAGTGTTTCTCTGGTGATTGCGGGAGTTCTGCTAATATTGCCCGGGTTTTTTACTGACTTTCTCGGATTGCTGTTGTTATTGCCACCCGCGCAGAAGCTGCTGACAGCAAAATTGCTGCCTCATATCACCTTTTACCGTCCGAATAATCATGGGCAAGATGGTCAGGGCGGCCATCATGGGCAGACTTTTGAGGGCGAGTATGAGCGTAGGCAGGATGATGCTTCCTATACACTGGATGGTCAGAAACGTCACGATGAACATGGCAACGAGCACGACAAAAAGTAA
- a CDS encoding co-chaperone GroES — translation MNIRPLHDRVIVKRKEVESKSAGGIVLTGSAASKSTRGEILAVGNGRILENGEMKALDVKVGDIVIFNEGYGVKAEKIDNEDVLIMSESDILAIVEA, via the coding sequence ATGAACATTCGTCCATTACATGACCGCGTTATCGTCAAGCGTAAAGAAGTTGAATCAAAATCTGCTGGCGGGATCGTTCTGACTGGCTCTGCGGCGAGCAAATCTACTCGTGGAGAGATTTTGGCAGTCGGCAATGGTCGTATCCTTGAAAATGGGGAAATGAAAGCGCTGGATGTAAAAGTGGGTGATATCGTTATTTTTAACGAAGGTTACGGTGTTAAGGCAGAAAAGATCGACAATGAAGACGTGTTGATCATGTCTGAAAGCGACATTCTGGCAATTGTTGAAGCGTAA
- the efp gene encoding elongation factor P, with protein sequence MATYSTNEFRSGLKIMLDGEPCAILESEFVKPGKGQAFARVRLRKLISGKLLEKTFKSTDSVESADVVDMNLTYLYNDGEFWHFMNNETFEQLAADEKSVGDSTKWLIDQAECILTLWDGRPISVTPPNFVELEIIETDPGLKGDTAGTGGKPATLSTGAVVKVPLFVQIGEVIKVDTRSGEYVSRVK encoded by the coding sequence ATGGCTACTTATAGTACCAACGAATTCCGTTCAGGTCTTAAAATCATGTTAGATGGCGAGCCGTGCGCTATTCTAGAAAGCGAATTTGTTAAACCAGGTAAAGGACAGGCATTTGCCCGTGTGCGTCTTCGTAAATTGATCTCTGGCAAACTGCTAGAGAAAACCTTCAAATCAACGGATTCCGTTGAAAGTGCCGATGTTGTGGATATGAACCTGACCTATCTATATAACGATGGTGAGTTCTGGCACTTCATGAACAATGAGACTTTTGAACAGTTGGCTGCGGATGAAAAATCTGTCGGTGACAGCACAAAGTGGCTGATCGATCAGGCTGAATGCATTCTGACCCTGTGGGATGGACGTCCTATTTCTGTGACTCCGCCAAACTTTGTTGAACTGGAAATTATTGAGACAGATCCCGGTCTGAAAGGGGATACTGCAGGCACTGGTGGTAAACCAGCAACCCTTAGCACGGGCGCTGTCGTGAAAGTTCCTCTGTTCGTACAGATTGGTGAAGTCATTAAAGTTGATACCCGTTCCGGCGAATACGTTTCTCGCGTGAAATAA
- the rpoS gene encoding RNA polymerase sigma factor RpoS, with product MSQSTLKVNELYDEADLDEHGMEADDFDEALLKDGDGLTNADENLDLLQEVNQRVLDATQLYLGEIGFSPLLTAEEEVLFARRALRGDIAARQRMIESNLRLVVKISRRYSNRGLALLDLIEEGNLGLIRAVEKFDPERGFRFSTYATWWIRQTIERAIMNQTRTIRLPIHIVKELNVYLRTARELAHKLDHEPSVEEIAEKLDRPIDDVSRMMRLNERITSVDTPISGDSDKALLDILSDENDSGPETTIQDDDMKQSIVKWLFELNAKQREVLARRFGLLGYEAETLEDVGREIGLTRERVRQIQVEGLRRLRDILHTQGLNIESLFRT from the coding sequence ATGAGCCAAAGTACGCTTAAAGTTAATGAGTTGTATGATGAGGCGGATTTAGACGAACATGGCATGGAAGCCGATGACTTTGATGAAGCGTTGCTGAAAGACGGGGATGGTTTAACCAACGCTGATGAAAATTTGGATTTGTTGCAAGAGGTTAACCAACGGGTTCTCGATGCAACACAACTCTATCTCGGAGAGATTGGTTTCTCACCTCTGCTGACAGCAGAGGAAGAAGTTCTTTTCGCGAGACGGGCACTTCGGGGAGATATTGCTGCTCGCCAACGTATGATTGAGAGTAATTTGCGGTTGGTAGTTAAAATATCTCGCAGATATAGTAACCGAGGGTTGGCACTTTTGGATCTCATTGAAGAAGGTAACCTTGGCCTTATTCGTGCGGTGGAAAAATTTGATCCTGAAAGAGGTTTTCGTTTTTCTACGTATGCAACATGGTGGATCCGCCAGACAATTGAGCGGGCTATTATGAATCAGACACGTACGATCCGTCTGCCTATTCATATTGTTAAAGAATTAAATGTTTATTTACGTACTGCAAGAGAATTAGCCCATAAATTGGATCATGAACCCAGCGTCGAAGAAATTGCAGAAAAACTGGATAGGCCGATAGATGATGTGAGCCGTATGATGCGGCTTAATGAACGCATTACTTCTGTTGACACACCAATAAGTGGGGATTCAGATAAAGCCTTACTGGATATTTTATCTGATGAAAATGACTCAGGGCCAGAAACAACCATTCAGGATGATGATATGAAGCAAAGCATTGTGAAGTGGTTGTTTGAACTGAATGCAAAACAGCGTGAAGTCTTGGCTCGCCGTTTTGGGTTGCTTGGGTACGAAGCAGAAACATTAGAAGATGTTGGTCGAGAAATTGGTTTGACAAGGGAAAGAGTCCGTCAAATTCAAGTTGAGGGTTTGCGCCGTCTCAGAGACATACTGCATACTCAAGGCTTGAATATTGAATCATTATTCCGCACTTAA
- the mutS gene encoding DNA mismatch repair protein MutS, whose product MKESPAKDLDSHTPMMQQYLRLKAQHPDILLLYRMGDFYELFFDDAKKAAKLLDISLTKRGQSAGQPIPMAGVPYHAIENYLAKLVQLGESAALCEQIGDPATSKGPVERKVVRIVTPGTVTDEALLHERQDNLLAAIWHDSQGFGYATLDITSGRFRVSEMADEDTIAAELQRTRPAELLYPESFGSMALIERCSGLRRRPMWEFELDTARQQLNLQFGTRDLIGFGVEKSTLALRAAGCLLQYVKDTQRTALPHIRNITVERQQETVIMDAATRRNLELTQNLAGGTENTLASVLDQCVTPMGSRMLKRWLHTPIRDRNVLQNRQQAISALQEIGFELQPFLRQVGDLERVLGRLALRSARPRDLARMRHAFQQLPDIHQIMASSDSPYIQALQQRVGHFDELQTLLEKAVVETPPVLVRDGGVIAPGYHAELDEWRALADGASDYLDRLEIRERDKLGLDTLKVGFNAVHGYYIQVSRGQSHLVPIHYVRRQTLKNAERYIIPELKEYEDKVLTSKGKALAIEKALYEELFDLLLPHLAELQTSAEALSELDVLANLAERAETLNYTCPTLSDKTGIQITGGRHPVVEQVLSEPFISNPLTLSSQRRLLIVTGPNMGGKSTYMRQAALITLLAYIGSFVPAEKVLIGPVDRIFTRVGASDDLASGRSTFMVEMTETANILHNATEHSLVLMDEIGRGTSTYDGLSLAWACAESLANRIKAMTLFATHYFELTTLPEKLEGVVNIHLDAVEHGDTIAFMHSVQEGAASKSYGLAVASLAGVPRDVIKRARQKLKELESLSNNATAGHVDTPQLTLLTEEVSPAVEALENLNPDTLTPRQALEWIYRLKNMV is encoded by the coding sequence ATGAAAGAATCACCAGCAAAGGATTTAGACAGCCATACTCCCATGATGCAGCAGTATCTGCGCCTGAAAGCCCAGCATCCTGACATTTTGCTGCTTTATCGGATGGGAGATTTTTATGAACTGTTCTTTGACGATGCCAAAAAAGCCGCTAAATTACTGGATATTTCTCTGACCAAACGCGGGCAATCCGCAGGCCAGCCCATTCCGATGGCGGGAGTTCCTTATCACGCAATCGAAAACTATCTGGCAAAACTAGTACAGCTCGGTGAATCAGCGGCGCTCTGCGAACAAATAGGTGATCCTGCCACCAGCAAAGGCCCTGTTGAACGCAAAGTTGTGCGCATTGTCACTCCCGGCACTGTAACCGATGAAGCCCTGCTGCACGAACGTCAGGATAATCTGCTGGCCGCTATCTGGCATGACAGCCAAGGGTTTGGATATGCCACGCTGGATATCACCTCCGGCCGTTTCCGTGTCTCTGAAATGGCAGACGAAGATACCATTGCCGCCGAGCTTCAGCGTACCCGCCCTGCGGAGTTGCTCTATCCCGAAAGCTTTGGCTCCATGGCACTGATTGAACGCTGTAGTGGCCTGCGCCGTCGCCCAATGTGGGAATTTGAACTCGATACAGCAAGGCAGCAACTGAATTTGCAATTCGGTACGCGTGACCTGATCGGTTTTGGGGTGGAAAAATCTACGCTAGCACTGCGTGCGGCTGGCTGCCTGCTGCAATATGTGAAAGATACCCAGCGTACCGCCCTGCCCCATATCCGCAATATTACGGTAGAACGCCAGCAAGAAACGGTCATTATGGATGCTGCAACCCGCCGCAATCTGGAATTGACCCAAAATCTGGCGGGTGGTACTGAAAACACACTGGCTTCTGTACTCGATCAATGTGTGACACCCATGGGCAGCCGCATGCTGAAACGCTGGCTGCATACCCCGATTCGCGACAGAAACGTGCTGCAAAACCGCCAACAAGCCATTTCAGCTTTACAAGAGATTGGCTTTGAATTGCAGCCGTTTTTACGTCAGGTTGGTGATTTAGAGCGTGTACTTGGCCGTCTTGCTCTTCGTTCCGCCCGTCCTCGTGATCTGGCTAGAATGCGCCACGCTTTCCAGCAATTGCCTGATATTCATCAGATCATGGCATCATCTGATTCACCTTATATTCAGGCACTGCAACAGCGTGTTGGTCATTTTGATGAATTACAGACGCTACTGGAGAAAGCCGTTGTTGAAACTCCTCCTGTTCTGGTACGTGACGGCGGTGTCATTGCCCCGGGTTACCATGCCGAACTGGATGAGTGGCGTGCATTAGCCGATGGTGCCAGTGATTATCTGGACAGACTGGAGATCCGCGAACGTGACAAACTCGGCCTTGATACGCTGAAAGTCGGCTTTAATGCGGTGCACGGTTACTATATTCAGGTCAGCCGTGGACAAAGCCATTTAGTCCCGATTCATTATGTACGCCGTCAAACGCTGAAGAATGCAGAACGCTATATCATTCCTGAATTGAAGGAATATGAAGATAAGGTGCTGACTTCCAAAGGCAAGGCGCTGGCCATCGAAAAAGCGTTATATGAAGAGCTATTCGATCTGCTGTTGCCTCATCTGGCTGAACTGCAAACTAGCGCAGAAGCACTGTCAGAGCTGGATGTGCTGGCAAACCTTGCTGAACGCGCTGAAACGCTAAACTACACCTGCCCGACACTGAGCGATAAAACTGGTATTCAAATCACGGGTGGACGCCATCCTGTCGTTGAACAAGTCTTGAGTGAACCCTTTATCTCAAACCCACTAACACTTTCGTCACAGCGTCGTCTGCTGATCGTCACGGGGCCGAATATGGGGGGGAAAAGTACCTATATGCGTCAGGCCGCCTTGATTACGCTGCTGGCGTATATCGGTAGTTTTGTTCCCGCCGAAAAAGTGCTGATTGGGCCTGTAGACCGCATTTTCACCCGCGTGGGCGCTTCCGATGATTTGGCATCAGGGCGTTCTACCTTTATGGTAGAAATGACCGAAACCGCCAATATTCTGCATAATGCGACAGAGCATAGCCTGGTCTTGATGGACGAAATCGGGCGCGGTACGTCCACTTATGATGGTCTGTCTCTTGCATGGGCCTGTGCGGAAAGTCTGGCCAATCGCATCAAGGCGATGACGTTATTTGCCACTCACTATTTTGAGCTGACAACGCTGCCTGAAAAACTGGAAGGTGTGGTTAATATCCATCTGGATGCTGTCGAGCATGGCGATACTATTGCCTTCATGCACAGTGTACAAGAAGGGGCGGCAAGTAAGAGTTATGGATTGGCCGTCGCCTCTCTGGCAGGAGTTCCCCGTGATGTCATTAAACGAGCGCGCCAGAAATTAAAGGAGCTGGAATCTCTCTCCAACAATGCGACGGCAGGCCACGTCGATACACCGCAGTTGACGCTGCTGACGGAAGAGGTATCTCCGGCAGTTGAAGCGTTGGAAAATCTGAATCCGGATACATTGACACCGCGTCAGGCATTGGAGTGGATTTATCGTCTGAAAAATATGGTATAG
- a CDS encoding DUF4156 domain-containing protein, producing MRIKILLGASILLLAGCVTNNQLTAAGSNVRFVDTQPGSECQRLGEVIGMQSNWLNGIDNESSSMRNAANDLRNKAAELGGNVIYGANSPLSRTENLLGIFVPLDSKMVGQVYKCP from the coding sequence ATGCGAATTAAGATCTTACTCGGAGCGTCAATCTTATTGCTGGCTGGATGTGTAACGAACAATCAATTAACAGCCGCAGGTTCCAATGTACGTTTTGTGGATACTCAGCCGGGCAGTGAATGTCAGCGATTGGGCGAAGTGATAGGGATGCAAAGCAATTGGCTTAATGGTATTGATAATGAAAGCAGTTCAATGCGCAATGCGGCCAATGACTTGCGTAATAAAGCGGCAGAATTGGGTGGGAACGTCATTTATGGCGCAAATAGCCCACTTAGTCGGACAGAAAACCTGTTGGGCATTTTTGTGCCACTCGATAGCAAAATGGTAGGTCAGGTTTATAAGTGCCCATAA
- the cspE gene encoding transcription antiterminator/RNA stability regulator CspE → MSNKMTGLVKWFDAGKGFGFISPEDGSKDVFVHFSAIQGNDFKTLDEGQKVEFSIESGAKGPSAANVIAL, encoded by the coding sequence ATGTCTAATAAAATGACTGGTTTAGTAAAATGGTTTGATGCTGGTAAAGGTTTTGGTTTTATTTCTCCAGAAGATGGCAGCAAAGATGTATTCGTACATTTCTCCGCAATCCAAGGTAACGATTTTAAAACCTTAGACGAAGGGCAAAAAGTGGAATTCTCCATTGAGAGTGGTGCTAAAGGCCCGTCTGCTGCCAATGTTATCGCGCTTTAA
- the groL gene encoding chaperonin GroEL (60 kDa chaperone family; promotes refolding of misfolded polypeptides especially under stressful conditions; forms two stacked rings of heptamers to form a barrel-shaped 14mer; ends can be capped by GroES; misfolded proteins enter the barrel where they are refolded when GroES binds) encodes MAAKDVKFGNDARGKMLRGVNVLADAVKVTLGPKGRNVVLDKSFGSPVITKDGVSVAREIELEDKFENMGAQMVKEVASKANDAAGDGTTTATVLAQSIVTEGLKAVAAGMNPMDLKRGIDKAVIAAVEELKKLSVPCSDSTAIAQVGTISANSDETVGKLIAEAMDKVGKEGVITVEEGTGLEDELDVVEGMQFDRGYLSPYFINKPEAGSIELENPYILLVDKKISNIRELLPVLEGVAKASKPLVIIAEDVEGEALATLVVNNMRGIVKVAAVKAPGFGDRRKAMLQDIATLTNGTVISEEIGLELEKATLEDLGQAKRIVINKDTTIIIDGVGEAAAIAARVTQIRQQIEESTSDYDREKLQERVAKLAGGVAVIKVGAATEVEMKEKRARVDDALHATRAAVEEGVVAGGGVALVRAAAAISALTGDNEDQNVGIRVALRAMEAPMRQIVENAGEEPSVVVNNVKASQGNHGYNAATEEYGDMIEMGILDPTKVTRSALQFAGSIAGLMITTEAMITDLPRDDKADLGGAGGMGGMGGMGGMM; translated from the coding sequence ATGGCAGCTAAAGACGTAAAATTTGGTAATGATGCTCGCGGCAAAATGCTGCGTGGTGTGAATGTACTGGCTGATGCAGTTAAAGTGACTCTGGGTCCTAAAGGCCGTAACGTTGTTTTAGATAAATCTTTTGGTTCGCCTGTAATCACTAAAGACGGCGTATCTGTAGCGCGTGAAATCGAATTAGAAGATAAATTCGAGAACATGGGTGCACAGATGGTTAAAGAAGTTGCCTCTAAAGCCAACGATGCGGCAGGCGACGGTACTACCACTGCTACTGTACTGGCACAGTCTATCGTCACTGAAGGTCTGAAAGCCGTTGCTGCTGGCATGAACCCGATGGATCTGAAACGCGGTATCGATAAAGCAGTTATTGCGGCTGTTGAAGAACTGAAAAAACTGTCCGTACCTTGCTCTGACTCCACTGCCATTGCGCAGGTTGGTACAATTTCTGCCAATTCCGACGAAACCGTAGGTAAATTGATCGCTGAAGCGATGGATAAAGTCGGTAAAGAAGGTGTAATCACCGTTGAAGAAGGTACTGGTCTGGAAGATGAACTGGATGTTGTTGAAGGTATGCAGTTCGATCGCGGCTACCTGTCTCCTTATTTCATCAATAAACCAGAAGCAGGTTCTATCGAGCTGGAAAACCCATACATCCTGCTGGTTGACAAGAAAATTTCTAACATCCGTGAACTGTTGCCAGTTCTGGAAGGTGTAGCCAAGGCAAGTAAGCCGCTGGTTATCATCGCTGAAGACGTTGAAGGCGAAGCGCTGGCAACGCTGGTTGTCAACAACATGCGTGGTATCGTGAAAGTGGCTGCGGTTAAAGCCCCTGGTTTTGGTGATCGCCGTAAAGCAATGTTGCAGGATATCGCTACTCTGACCAACGGTACTGTGATTTCTGAAGAGATCGGTCTGGAGCTGGAAAAAGCGACTCTGGAAGATCTGGGTCAGGCAAAACGCATTGTTATCAATAAAGACACTACAATTATCATTGATGGCGTAGGCGAAGCGGCCGCAATTGCTGCACGAGTTACTCAAATCCGTCAGCAAATCGAAGAATCAACTTCTGATTATGACCGTGAAAAACTGCAGGAGCGCGTAGCGAAACTGGCAGGCGGTGTGGCAGTGATCAAAGTCGGTGCTGCAACTGAAGTTGAAATGAAAGAAAAACGCGCTCGTGTTGACGATGCTCTGCATGCGACCCGCGCAGCAGTAGAAGAAGGTGTTGTTGCTGGTGGTGGTGTTGCACTGGTTCGCGCTGCTGCTGCTATCTCTGCTCTGACGGGCGACAACGAAGATCAAAACGTGGGTATCCGCGTTGCTCTGCGTGCAATGGAAGCGCCAATGCGTCAGATCGTAGAAAACGCAGGTGAAGAGCCATCTGTGGTTGTGAACAACGTGAAAGCAAGCCAGGGTAACCACGGTTATAACGCTGCAACTGAAGAGTACGGCGATATGATCGAGATGGGTATTCTGGACCCAACTAAAGTCACTCGCTCTGCACTGCAATTCGCAGGCTCTATCGCTGGTCTGATGATCACGACTGAAGCGATGATTACCGATCTGCCTAGAGACGACAAAGCTGACTTAGGTGGAGCTGGTGGCATGGGCGGTATGGGTGGAATGGGCGGCATGATGTAG
- the aspA gene encoding aspartate ammonia-lyase, with protein MSNNIRIEEDLLGKREVPAEAYYGIHTLRAIENFYISDRTINDVPEFIRGMVLVKKAAALANKELHTIPGKIADIIVKACDEVLNTGKCLDQFPVDVFQGGAGTSLNMNTNEVLANIGLELMGHPKGEYEYLNPNDHLNRSQSTNDAYPTGFRIAVYNSIITLITSIELLQVGFDKKAVEFSDILKMGRTQLQDAVPMTLGQEFRAFSVLLKEEIKNITRTAELLLEVNLGATAIGTGLNTAPGYQTLVVEKLAEVTGLPCLPAEDLIEATSDCGAYVMVHSALKRLAVKMSKICNDLRLLSSGPRTGLNEINLPELQAGSSIMPAKVNPVVPEVVNQVCFKVIGNDICVTMASEAGQLQLNVMEPAIGQAMFESISILSNACRNLVEKCVNGITANKEVCESFVFNSIGIVTYLNPFIGHHNGDIVGKICAETGKSVREVVLERGLLTEAQLDDIFSVENLKHPTYKAKRFDD; from the coding sequence ATGTCAAACAACATTCGTATCGAAGAAGACCTGTTAGGTAAACGAGAAGTCCCTGCTGAAGCCTATTACGGTATTCACACTCTGCGTGCGATTGAAAACTTTTATATCAGTGACCGTACTATCAATGATGTGCCTGAATTCATCCGTGGCATGGTGTTGGTAAAAAAAGCCGCGGCACTGGCAAACAAAGAACTCCATACTATCCCTGGAAAAATTGCGGATATTATTGTCAAAGCGTGTGATGAAGTCCTCAACACAGGCAAATGCCTGGATCAATTCCCTGTTGATGTATTTCAGGGCGGTGCAGGCACCTCACTGAACATGAATACCAATGAGGTACTGGCAAATATCGGTCTTGAATTGATGGGACACCCAAAAGGTGAATATGAGTACCTGAATCCGAACGACCACCTGAACAGAAGCCAGTCAACCAATGACGCTTATCCTACTGGTTTCCGTATTGCTGTTTATAATTCAATCATAACATTGATTACCTCCATTGAGTTATTACAAGTCGGTTTCGACAAAAAAGCCGTTGAATTTTCTGACATCCTGAAAATGGGCCGTACCCAATTGCAGGATGCGGTTCCGATGACACTGGGCCAAGAGTTCCGCGCCTTTTCCGTGTTATTGAAAGAAGAAATCAAAAACATCACCCGCACAGCAGAATTACTGCTGGAAGTGAACCTCGGTGCTACCGCTATCGGTACTGGCCTGAATACCGCGCCAGGCTACCAGACGCTGGTGGTTGAAAAATTAGCTGAAGTCACAGGGTTACCTTGCCTACCAGCAGAAGATCTCATCGAAGCAACGTCTGACTGCGGTGCTTACGTGATGGTTCATAGCGCATTGAAACGTCTGGCAGTCAAGATGTCCAAAATCTGTAACGACCTGCGTTTACTTTCTTCCGGCCCCCGCACTGGGCTGAATGAGATTAACCTGCCAGAATTGCAGGCCGGTTCTTCCATTATGCCAGCCAAAGTCAACCCAGTGGTGCCAGAAGTCGTCAACCAAGTCTGCTTCAAAGTTATCGGTAATGATATCTGTGTCACCATGGCATCAGAAGCAGGTCAATTGCAGCTTAACGTGATGGAGCCAGCTATTGGGCAAGCGATGTTTGAATCCATTTCTATCCTGAGCAATGCATGCCGTAATCTGGTTGAAAAATGTGTTAACGGTATTACGGCCAATAAAGAAGTTTGCGAAAGCTTTGTATTTAACTCTATTGGTATCGTTACTTACCTGAACCCATTCATCGGCCACCACAATGGCGATATCGTAGGCAAAATCTGTGCAGAGACAGGCAAAAGTGTTCGTGAAGTCGTATTGGAGCGCGGTTTGCTGACCGAGGCACAATTGGATGATATTTTTTCTGTTGAGAACCTGAAACATCCGACTTATAAAGCAAAACGTTTTGACGACTAA
- the epmB gene encoding EF-P beta-lysylation protein EpmB: MAHIITHIPPVREVWLKQLADVITDPDELLQLLSLNTHAMLKEGNEAKRLFPLRVPRAFAARMKKGDPHDPLLLQVLTAQEEFETHPGFSTDPLEEQHSAVPGLLHKYRNRALLLVKGGCAVNCRYCFRRHFPYEDNKGNKNNWQLALDYIEQHPELDEIIFSGGDPLMAKDHELDWLMTRLESISHIKRLRIHTRLPVVIPDRITLSLCNRFEKSQLQIIMVTHINHANEIDNTFRDKMMWLKQAGVTLLNQSVLLRNVNDSADTLADLSNTLFDAGILPYYIHILDKVQGAAHFLVGDEEAKAIMRELLTKISGYLVPCLAREIGGEPSKTPLDLGLKQKS; the protein is encoded by the coding sequence ATGGCACACATTATAACCCATATTCCCCCTGTCAGAGAAGTCTGGCTAAAACAACTTGCAGATGTCATTACTGATCCTGATGAGCTGCTACAATTATTATCCTTAAATACGCACGCCATGCTGAAAGAAGGCAATGAAGCGAAGCGTTTATTTCCCCTGCGTGTACCAAGAGCGTTTGCAGCACGGATGAAAAAAGGCGATCCTCATGATCCATTGTTATTGCAAGTTCTGACCGCACAGGAAGAATTTGAAACTCACCCTGGTTTTTCAACCGATCCGTTGGAGGAACAGCACAGCGCAGTTCCCGGGTTACTACACAAATATCGCAACCGTGCTCTGCTGCTGGTCAAAGGGGGATGCGCGGTTAATTGCCGTTACTGTTTCCGGCGCCATTTCCCCTATGAGGATAACAAAGGCAACAAAAACAACTGGCAACTCGCACTGGATTACATTGAACAGCACCCTGAGCTTGATGAGATCATCTTCTCCGGCGGTGATCCTCTCATGGCAAAAGATCACGAACTAGACTGGTTAATGACTCGCCTTGAATCCATTTCACACATCAAACGGCTACGCATTCATACCCGTTTGCCCGTGGTGATCCCTGATAGGATCACACTTTCATTGTGTAATCGTTTCGAAAAATCACAATTGCAGATAATTATGGTAACTCATATTAACCATGCAAATGAAATTGATAATACATTTCGCGACAAAATGATGTGGCTAAAACAGGCTGGCGTAACGCTACTGAACCAAAGTGTGCTGCTGCGTAATGTAAATGACAGTGCAGATACTCTGGCAGATTTAAGTAATACATTATTTGATGCAGGTATTTTGCCTTACTACATCCATATATTAGATAAGGTGCAAGGTGCCGCACACTTTCTGGTAGGCGATGAAGAAGCAAAAGCTATCATGCGGGAATTATTGACTAAAATATCCGGTTATTTAGTTCCATGCCTGGCAAGAGAAATTGGCGGTGAGCCAAGCAAAACCCCTCTGGATTTGGGATTGAAGCAAAAAAGTTGA